In Thermotoga sp. Ku-13t, one genomic interval encodes:
- a CDS encoding MoxR family ATPase, with product MNQVASFAERVLRNVSRVIVGKDDIIKKMLAAFLSSTHVLINDVPGVGKTMLAKSFAITLGLNFARIQCTPDLTPSDVTGFNVLDPRTAQFSFKKGPIFTDILLVDEINRATPRTQSALLQAMAEKQVSLDGVTYQLSEHFFVVATQNPVEFEGTFPLPEAQLDRFAICVSLGYVTKEQEIELLKRLQRSHPIESLEPVCDPKELSIMKELVKDVYVDDSIMDYVVRIVMRTRSHPDVALGASPRASIALVHLSRALAAIEGRDFVLPDDVKSIAIDVLAHRLILKPEARLMRKTKFDIIQEILNTEEAPIKA from the coding sequence GGCGTTTTTGAGTTCGACCCACGTGCTCATCAACGATGTGCCTGGAGTTGGTAAGACCATGCTGGCGAAATCGTTCGCGATAACGCTCGGTTTGAATTTCGCCAGAATACAGTGCACCCCGGATCTGACACCTTCCGATGTGACCGGCTTCAACGTGCTCGATCCCAGAACCGCACAGTTCAGTTTCAAGAAAGGCCCCATCTTCACGGATATCCTTCTTGTGGATGAGATAAACAGGGCTACACCCAGAACGCAGTCTGCCCTGCTCCAAGCCATGGCAGAAAAACAGGTCAGTCTGGATGGTGTGACGTACCAGCTGAGCGAGCACTTCTTCGTTGTGGCAACGCAGAATCCCGTTGAATTCGAAGGCACTTTTCCCCTGCCTGAGGCGCAGCTCGACAGGTTCGCGATCTGTGTCAGCCTTGGATACGTCACGAAAGAACAGGAAATCGAACTGCTGAAGAGGTTGCAGAGATCGCACCCGATAGAATCGCTCGAACCAGTCTGCGATCCGAAGGAACTGAGCATCATGAAGGAACTTGTCAAAGACGTGTACGTGGACGATTCCATCATGGATTACGTTGTCAGGATTGTGATGAGGACAAGGAGTCATCCCGATGTGGCGCTTGGAGCCAGCCCGAGGGCGAGCATCGCGCTCGTTCATCTTTCCAGGGCCCTGGCAGCCATAGAGGGAAGAGATTTTGTGCTCCCAGACGATGTCAAAAGCATCGCGATCGATGTGCTCGCGCACAGGCTCATACTCAAGCCGGAAGCCAGGTTGATGCGCAAAACAAAATTTGACATCATCCAGGAGATCCTGAACACCGAGGAGGCACCGATCAAGGCGTGA